The following is a genomic window from Butyricimonas faecihominis.
TCAGCCCCGGTTGATCGAGACATGGCATGATGCCATGCAGATTCGGGAGGATGCTCTCGGTTTGTTTAATCTTGGCTTGATTGATTTGTTCACCCGTGCGCAAGTGGAACGGTTGTTCTGGTCCGTGGCTAGAGACGTGTACGACATGGCAGTGGCCACGAAACATGCCCCGGACGAGTTGAAGAAAATCTCCAAGATGTTGCCGGATAAATATTTCTGTAATTTCTCGTTATTCCAGTCTTTGCCTGATTCATGGGCGATCGACCAGATATTCCCGATTATACCGATTTCTCGTTTGAACGAGCAGCCGACTAAATCGGCAACAATTCAGGATATTACCTGTGATTCTGACGGGAAGATTGATAATTTTATCTCGACGCGTAATTTCTCGTACCATCTTCCGGTACACGAGTTGAATCATAAAGAACCGTATTATTTAGGGGTATTCCTCGTGGGTGCCTACCAAGAGATTCTTGGTGACCTGCATAACCTGTTCGGGGACACGAATGCCGTCCACATCAAAGTGAAAGGTGATGATTACGTGATCGACAAGGTGATTGAAGGAGAGACGGTGGCTGACGTGTTGGAGTACGTTCAATTTATGCCGAAAAGAATGGCTCGTACGGTAGAGGTATGGGTAACTTCTTCCGTGAAAAAGGGAATTATCTCGGCAGAAGAAGGACGGGAATTCTTGTCGAATTATCGTTCCGGATTGTACGGGTATACTTATTTGGAATAATTCGATAGATAATAACAAAATAAAGAGGTCGTGCCGAATTTGTTAAAATGAATCAGGCACGATCTTTTTTTTTGTAAATTTCCTGTCGTGTAAATGTTAACGTGATTTTTACTTGGCCAGATAATCAGCGTGTTAATAAAAATCTGATTTTTAACACTATTAAATTTTACGCAAATGTTTGCGGGTAAAAAAAGATTTGCTAGTTTAGCATCGGTGAAAGAAAAAAAGCCTCGTGCTGTCACAGCAGGAGGCAACCAATAACAAATTTATGAAAAAAAATTGAAGTCTTTTCTTGAAATCCGATACAAAGGTATCGGCTTTTCTTTATATACAAAAAAATTAGTAGTTAAATTTCTGTTATATCGATTAATTTTCGATACACACTTTTATATACGAATACAGGGAGACAAAAGTTAGGATTTATGCTAAAATAAAAATGGTCCGCGCTGTCTCAGCGGGGACCCAAAATACCAATAACAAATTTATGAAAAAAAATCGAAGTCTCTTTTGAAATCCGATACAAAGGTATCGTTTTGTCATCGTAACCTTGTCACTTATGTATTAAGTTTCGGTTACACTATGATTACATTCAAAATATATGCCTATATACGGCCCATGAACGTAAAGGTTTCATAATTAATCAAAATTAATTCTTAATTGCAAAGGATCATCGGTGGTTAATTCTTCGAAAGGATTTGATACAGAGAGACCTAGAAGGCGTATTCTAAATTGCGTAAGTTCTAAATCTTTGAGTAATTTTTTGGCTAGGGGAAGAATATCCTGTTTTGTTCGTAACTCGTGTGCCATAGTGACACTACGTGTCTTTTGGGTAAAATCGTGGAATTTGATTTTCAAGGTTAGGGTATGTCCTTTGAAATCAGACTTTTCTAGTCGGAGAATTAATTCCGTTGTCACGTGGTACAGTTCTATGATGACAGCGATATAGTTCGTCAAGTCATTCTCGAAGGTACTTTCACAGCCTACGGATTTACGGATTCGTTCGGGGGTAACCATTCTGGGATCGATGCCATTGGCAAAATCGTGATACAAGGTACCGGCTTTTCCGAAATTGCGGGTAAGGAATGTCAGTGTACATTTCTTGAGGTCAGCCCCCGTGTGTATGCCTAGTGAGTGCATTTTACGAGCCGTGACTTTGCCGATACCCCAGAATGCCTCGATCGGGAGTTTGGAGATAAAAGCGGGGGCCCGGTCAGGATGTATGGTGTAAAGCCCGTCGGGTTTCTTGTAATCGGATGCGATCTTGGCGAGGAATTTATTGTAAGAGATCCCGGCGGAGGCCACGAGTCCTAGTTTTTCTTTAATCTCTTTCTTGATTTCTCTGGCGACATCGACGGCTAACGGGATGTTTTTTTTGTTCTTGGTCACGTCTAGAAATGCCTCATCGAGTGCAAGGGGTTCGATCATGTCCGTGTATTCGTGGAATATTTCGTGAATCTGCATGGATACCGATTTATAGTATTCCATGTGAGAACCGACGAAAATGAGGTCGGGACAAAGCTGTTTGGCTTTCATGGACGACATGGCAGAACGTATGCCATAACGGCGAGCCTCGTAGCTGGCGGCAGCCACGACCCCGCGTTTCTCCGGACGCCCCACGACAAGCGGTTTTCCCCTGTATTCCGGGTGATCCCGTTGTTCGATAGAGGCGTAGAACGCGTCCATGTCGATATGAATAATTTTTCTGTTTTCCATCTCCCGTTTCGATGAGTAAATATACAACTTTCTCTTGAATTTTGATGTATATTTGCGGCCCCGAATACGAGGGGAAAATTAGGGTAGATAGTTAAATAATATGGAAAGAAAGGTTGATATTCAGGAACTCTCGAATTTCTTGATGGATTACACCACGAGTATGATGGGAGTCGGGGTACACACGGCGAGGGCCGTGAGGAGTGTTTCCCGTATTGCCGAGTCGTTTGGGTATGGGATTGACGTGACGATTTTTCAGAAAAATATTACCATGACGATCAAGCACCCGGAAGATTATTCTATCCGGCGAACTTACGTGCGAAAGATTCCTGCCTTGGCGATTAACTTTCAAGTGATTTCTGAGTTAAGTGCCTTGAGCTGGGAGGCTTACGATCATCATCTGTCGTTGGGCGAGTTAACGGCTCATTACCATGAGGTGATGAACGAACCCCGCATTTCCCGTTGGGTGGTGCTGGTTTTGGTTTCCTTGGCCAACGCGGCATTCTGTCGCTTGTTCGGGGGAGACGGGATTGCCATGATGCTGGTTTGTGCCGCGACTTGCGTGGGTTTTTGGGTACGGCAGGAGATGATGAATCGCCACGTGAATCATATGGTCGTTTTCGTTGTATCGGCTTTTATTGCCTCGTTTATCGCCTCGGCCGGGACCTATTTCGGTTGGGGTAAGACCCCGGATATAGCTTTGGCTTCCAGTGTCCTTTATCTGATCCCCGGGGTACCTTTGATTAATTCGATTATTGATATTTTGGGAGGTCATGTGCTGATAGGTATGTCTCGTGCGGTGAATGCGGCGATACTTATAATTTGTATTGCATTGGGGTTGTCGGTAACATTATTAATTTTAGGATTGGATACGCTATGAACTGGGATTTAGTATTATCTGTATTGCTTGATGGAATTTTTGCGGCGATAGCGGCTATCGGTTTTGCCGTGATTTCCAATCCCCCGAGGAAAGCGATTCTTATTTCGGCTTTGTTGGCTGCCGTGGGCCACGCTCTTCGATTTTACCTGTTGAATCACACGGCCTTGGGTTTAATCCCCTCCACGTTATGTGCCTCGTTTACGATCGGTTTGTTCAGTATTTATTTTGCCCGGTTGATTCATTGCCCGGCAGAGGTTTTTTCTTTCCCTTCATTGCTACCCATGATTCCCGGAATGTATGCTTACAAGACAATCTTGGCATTGATCCGTTTCATGAGAACGGAGGATGAGGAAATTCTCCCCAACCTGATTGTAGAGATTTTCCGCAACGGATTGACAACCGCTTTTGTTTTGGCCGTGCTGGCTATCGGGGTATCATTGCCGCTATTCATTTTCCATAAGCAAGCGATTTCAATGACTCGTTTCCTGCGAAGGAGGAAAGAGTAGAAATACAGTGAGGTGATGACGGTTACTTGTGCCGGAGTCTCTAGGGAGTCTCGTTAGTAAGTTAACGGGAAGTCAACGGGAACTTAACGAGAAGTCGACGGATGGGATTGGTTCATTTGTGGTGGATGAATCATGAATTCACGATTCAGATATTAACGAGAGTATAGTGCATTCCCGAGGCAAGTTACTGGTAATATACCTGTTTGTCGGTAAGGAGGGGAAAAAAGAAAGAGGGAAACTTTCGTTTCCCTCGTGTCGTAATTATTTTTGGAATAATTTGTTCCAGTTTTTGTATTCTCTCTCTTTCCAAGGTCCGTTGTGGTAAACGTAGCTTGCGATAGCGGGAATAACGGTGGTTCCTTCAGCGTAAACCATTTGTTCGTAGGTAACGTCAACTTTACCCCAAGAGCAAGCCTCTTTCAAGGTAGAAGAAGAGCAAGCCCCGTCGCGAACATCGGCCACGGTGATCTGGATGGCGTATTTGTGCATCGGTACGTCGAATCCGAGGATTTCAGCACAAACAACGGTGTCTTGAGCGAAGTTCTTCGGGGTTCCACCACCTACCATGAACAAGCCGGTTGTTCCTGCCTTGATCTTGATCTGGGTCAATTCGATAAAGTCTTTTACAGAGTCGATCGACACGTGTTTGTCGGGGTGTTCCCATTGGTGTTTACCAATTCCGAATCCTGCACTACAATCAGAGAATGCGGGGCAGAAGATGGGTACTCCACATTCGTAGCAAGTCTGGATCAAGCTGTCTTTCTTCACGGCGTGTCCTTCGTGTAACCATTTACCGATTTCCCAGATAAATTCGCGTGATGAATAGGGACGCGGCTCCAAATTGTTAGCGATCTCGTAAGTTGTGTGGTCGCAAGCCTGTAATTCTTCTTCATCGATGAACGTATCGTAAATACGGTCAATGTAAAGTTCTCTTAATTGCATGTCAGGCACATCCTGATGTCCCTTGTAGTGTTTGTAACCAAGGGCCTCGAATAAGTCCATATCGATGATAGACGCACCGGTAGAAACAACCACGTCAACCATTTTGTTACGAACCATATCCACGTAAACCTGCATACATCCGGCAGCACTGGTACTTCCGGCAATGGTAAGAATATTAGTACACTCTTTCTCTCCGACCATCATCATCAGAATATCGGTTGCTCTGGCCGTATCGCGAGAGGTGAATGACATATCGCGCATCGCGTCGATCAATTGGGTTGAGTCATACGACTTGATGTCGATGTGTTTGATAGTGTCTTTTAATAAATCTTTCTTTTCCATTCTATTTATCTTAAAAATATAAGGTACAATTATGAGGACCTTATTGACTCAATTTCGTCATTTAAAATTATTTCATTGGTTTTGATATTTTATGCTCAATATCTGGTAGATCAGTTTGCTAGCCAAGAAGTCAGATGATTTGTTAACTTCGTTGGGGCAAAGTTCTACCACGTCCAAACCGACAATGTTGTGACGTTCGTTGATCAATTTCAGAAAGTTCAGCACTTCTCTGTAATAGAGTCCGTCCGGTTCCGGGGTTCCTGTAGCCGGAAGGATAGCCGGGTCGAAAACGTCAAGGTCAATCGTGATATACACGTTGTCATGTAATTTTTGGGACACCATGTACATCCAGTTGTTACCTTCTTTGGCATCATGTAAATCGTGAGCATAGAAAATACGGTCCGGCATGATGTTCTCTTTTTCTTCAATGGCAGAACTTCTGATTCCTACCTGAGCTACGGTTGCCACTTCCTTGGCACGAGCCATGACACAAGCGTGGTTGTGGGTCGATCCCTCGTATTCGCTACGCATATCGGAATGTGCATCCAACTGCAGGACAGAGAACTTTTCATAGTGTTTGGCGAAAGCCCGGAATGCACCGATACTAACGGAATGCTCTCCTCCCAGGATCACCGGGAACTTTTTGTCGGTTAATATCTTGTCAACTTGTTTTTCAACTTCCTGAGACATGGCTTCCGGAGATGAGGCCTCTGTCACCGGTTCCAAGGTTGCGATACCATGAGTATATACTTCGGAATCCGTTTCAATATCGTAGAGTTCCATGTTAGCCGATGCTTCAAGAATTGCATCGGGACCTTTATCTGCCCCTTTCAGCCACGTGCTTGTCCCGTCATAAGGTACAGGTAATACTACAATCTCGGCAGTTTCGTATGCCGTAAACTCGCTGTCGAGTCCTCCATAATTTTTATTTTCCATATCTAATTGGGTTTATAGTATTTATAAACTCCTTTCTTTGTAAAAAGGTTTGCAAAACTAACGAATATAATTGAGAATTGAAAATGGAAATTCGAAAATGAAAAACTCATTTCCATGTCATCATTTTCGGTTGTCAATCTGGCTGTTAACGATGTGTTTCATGGACTCCATGGTTTCCGTTTTATTGATATTCATAAGCTCCCGGTTGCGCATAATCCATTTCCCGTTTACCATGCTGGAACGAATGTTTTTGCTGTTGGATGCATAAACGATGGCTGAATACACGTCGTAGATCGGGAGCATATTGCTGGCATCGGCATGAATCACGATCAAGTCGGCTCGTTTCCCGACCTCAAGTGAACCCGTGAGGTGATGAATACCGAGGGCTTTTGCCCCGTTGATCGTGGCCATTCGTAATGCCGTTCGGGCGTTGACGGCTTCCGGGTTGTAGAGGGAGCCTTTGGGAAGGAGGGCTGCGAAGCGCATTTCTTCCACCATATCCAGCGTGTTGTTGCTTGCCGTGCCATCGGTGCCGATGCTGACGTTAATACCCGCTTTCATGTATGTATCCGTGTCGGCGATGCCACTGGCCAGTTTTAGATTACTTTTCGGGCAGTGGGCAACGGACGTGCGGGTTCGGGCGTATAATTCAATCTCTTTCGGGTTTAACCAGACGGAATGGGCCGCGATCACGTTTCTGTCCAGCAATCCGATCGAGTAAAGGTATTCGGCCGGAGCCATCCCGGTTTGTGCCGTGAGGTCTTCCACTTCTTTACGGGTTTCTGCCACGTGGATGTGGAGAGGAATATTGTATTTCTCGGAGAGGACTTTGGCTTTTTGTAGCGTCTCTTTTGAACAGGTATAGGGAGAATGGGCGCAAATGGTAGGATGAATCAAGCTGTCCCCGTACCATTGTTGAACGAGGGATTCACAGCGGGCCACCCCTTCGTCGACCGTGTGAAAACTCGGCGTCGGGAAGTCGATCAGGGACTCCCCCACGACGGCCCGGATACCCGCTTTTTTGGCTTCCGAGGCGATGATGTCTTCAAAGAAGTACATGTCGTTGAAACACGTGGTTCCCGACTTGATCATCTCGATAAAAGCAAAGCGGGCGGCAACTGCCACGTTTTCCGGGGTCACCATACGTGCCTCTGCCGGGAAAATATGCTCGTTCAGCCAAGTGTGGAGAGGGAGATCATCGGCATACCCACGTAACATGGTCATGGGGACGTGAGTATGTGTATTGATAAATCCGGGCATCACGATCATGCCTTCCGCATCGAAATACTCCGCGTTGGAAAATTCGATCTTTCCTTCCCTGATCTCTTTTATCTGGTTGTCTTCCACCCGGATGGAACCGTTTTTGATCACCTCCATGTCGTCATTCATGGTGATGATGCAAGCATTGAATATAATTGTAGTTGCCATAGTCTTAATTTTTATGCCAAAGTTAGTGATATTTCCGGGTAGACTTTGAAATGTAAATATGATTTTGTGTAATTGGATAATATTTATCAAGCACCCTCTTTTGTTTCGAATTTCATATTTAACATTGTTAAATGTAATTTTTTTCATTTTCTTAGGTAAAAATGGGGAGAGAAAACTGATATATATACAAAAGCTAATAAAGTTTATTGCAGAAAATATGAGGAAACGTGAAAACGATATTGAGAAAAAGGATTTGGAGATGGCCGAAGAGGCGATAAAGCAATCCGAGAATATAAAAGAGGGGCTTGCTTTTCGGGAGGTTGGAGAGATTGGGGAAAAAATGTCTTCGGGTAAGGTTGAAGAGATGGTGGAATCTGTTCATGAAGTGTCGAAGATCGATAAGAAAGAATCGGTTAAAAGAATGTTGACCGAGATAAAGAGACGGGGGCGTAAGAAACGAATGGTGCGTGTATGGAGGTCTGCAGGAGGCTCTGTGGCTGCGGCAATACTTGTGTTCTTTACCTTGACGCAATGGTTACCGTGGGGAGAGAAACTGGAGGAGAAGAAAATACCCACGATTGCTTTAACCGAAATAAAAGTGCCGACTTTAATTACCATGGAGAATGATCATGATATTTTATCTTTAGAGACATTGGATTTGAAAGATGCGAAAGTGGGGTATATCGTTAAGGAATCGGGGCTATCGGAAGAAATAATTGATGCCGAGAAACCGATACGTTATAATCGGGTTGTTATTCCCGCAGGTTTCACCTATAAAGTTAAACTTGCTGACAGTTCTGTTGTGACCTTGAATGCCGGTAGTGAATTAAGATTTCCGAATGAATTTCGGGATTCTTTACGGGAAGTGGAGTTTTCCGGGGAGGCATATTTTGAGGTAAAGAAATCTGGTAAGCCCTTTGTCGTGAAAGCCGGGAATACACGAGTGAGAGTCTACGGAACGCGATTTAACCTGTTTTATTGTGAAAAGCTGGCATTATCCGAGGCGGTTTTGGTGGAAGGGAGCATTGGTATGACGGCGAATGGTAAAGAAACTAAGATTACTCCCAATCAACGGGTATTTTATTCCATGAAGGATTCATTGGTGCGTGCTGAAAATGTAGATCCGGCGGATTACGTCGGTTGGTTGGGAAATAGTTTTAAATATAATGGGGCAAGGTTAGATAAAATTGTTTTTGACATTGCCCAGTGGTACGGGGTAGAGATTCAACTTGCCCCGGGGTTAGAAAAACAAACCTTCTCGTTGGAGTTTGACAAGTCATCTACCGTCGAGTGGGTGGTGCGTGCTTTAGGACTGATTATTGACAAACCTATCAAAACAGAAGGAGGTGCATATTATATAGAGTAAATTCATATTTACCAAAAAAGAGAATCTTCTTAGAGAAGATTCCCTTTTAAAACATCACCAAAAGGTTCGATTTCTCAGGTCAGAAACCTTTGGTCGTTGTTCATTCATTACGACGTAAGTAAAAACGTTACATCTAATTTCTCACAAATTTATGAAAAAGAAAGTGGAAATCATCAAAACAGGGGCAAATAAAATTGCCGTCGGTATATTTTTGTTGTTTATTTCGACGTTGTGTTGCCCGAAACAGCTTTTTGCTTCTGAA
Proteins encoded in this region:
- the speB gene encoding agmatinase is translated as MENKNYGGLDSEFTAYETAEIVVLPVPYDGTSTWLKGADKGPDAILEASANMELYDIETDSEVYTHGIATLEPVTEASSPEAMSQEVEKQVDKILTDKKFPVILGGEHSVSIGAFRAFAKHYEKFSVLQLDAHSDMRSEYEGSTHNHACVMARAKEVATVAQVGIRSSAIEEKENIMPDRIFYAHDLHDAKEGNNWMYMVSQKLHDNVYITIDLDVFDPAILPATGTPEPDGLYYREVLNFLKLINERHNIVGLDVVELCPNEVNKSSDFLASKLIYQILSIKYQNQ
- a CDS encoding threonine/serine exporter ThrE family protein, with the translated sequence MERKVDIQELSNFLMDYTTSMMGVGVHTARAVRSVSRIAESFGYGIDVTIFQKNITMTIKHPEDYSIRRTYVRKIPALAINFQVISELSALSWEAYDHHLSLGELTAHYHEVMNEPRISRWVVLVLVSLANAAFCRLFGGDGIAMMLVCAATCVGFWVRQEMMNRHVNHMVVFVVSAFIASFIASAGTYFGWGKTPDIALASSVLYLIPGVPLINSIIDILGGHVLIGMSRAVNAAILIICIALGLSVTLLILGLDTL
- a CDS encoding FecR family protein; translation: MRKRENDIEKKDLEMAEEAIKQSENIKEGLAFREVGEIGEKMSSGKVEEMVESVHEVSKIDKKESVKRMLTEIKRRGRKKRMVRVWRSAGGSVAAAILVFFTLTQWLPWGEKLEEKKIPTIALTEIKVPTLITMENDHDILSLETLDLKDAKVGYIVKESGLSEEIIDAEKPIRYNRVVIPAGFTYKVKLADSSVVTLNAGSELRFPNEFRDSLREVEFSGEAYFEVKKSGKPFVVKAGNTRVRVYGTRFNLFYCEKLALSEAVLVEGSIGMTANGKETKITPNQRVFYSMKDSLVRAENVDPADYVGWLGNSFKYNGARLDKIVFDIAQWYGVEIQLAPGLEKQTFSLEFDKSSTVEWVVRALGLIIDKPIKTEGGAYYIE
- a CDS encoding amidohydrolase family protein; its protein translation is MATTIIFNACIITMNDDMEVIKNGSIRVEDNQIKEIREGKIEFSNAEYFDAEGMIVMPGFINTHTHVPMTMLRGYADDLPLHTWLNEHIFPAEARMVTPENVAVAARFAFIEMIKSGTTCFNDMYFFEDIIASEAKKAGIRAVVGESLIDFPTPSFHTVDEGVARCESLVQQWYGDSLIHPTICAHSPYTCSKETLQKAKVLSEKYNIPLHIHVAETRKEVEDLTAQTGMAPAEYLYSIGLLDRNVIAAHSVWLNPKEIELYARTRTSVAHCPKSNLKLASGIADTDTYMKAGINVSIGTDGTASNNTLDMVEEMRFAALLPKGSLYNPEAVNARTALRMATINGAKALGIHHLTGSLEVGKRADLIVIHADASNMLPIYDVYSAIVYASNSKNIRSSMVNGKWIMRNRELMNINKTETMESMKHIVNSQIDNRK
- the dinB gene encoding DNA polymerase IV; protein product: MENRKIIHIDMDAFYASIEQRDHPEYRGKPLVVGRPEKRGVVAAASYEARRYGIRSAMSSMKAKQLCPDLIFVGSHMEYYKSVSMQIHEIFHEYTDMIEPLALDEAFLDVTKNKKNIPLAVDVAREIKKEIKEKLGLVASAGISYNKFLAKIASDYKKPDGLYTIHPDRAPAFISKLPIEAFWGIGKVTARKMHSLGIHTGADLKKCTLTFLTRNFGKAGTLYHDFANGIDPRMVTPERIRKSVGCESTFENDLTNYIAVIIELYHVTTELILRLEKSDFKGHTLTLKIKFHDFTQKTRSVTMAHELRTKQDILPLAKKLLKDLELTQFRIRLLGLSVSNPFEELTTDDPLQLRINFD
- a CDS encoding threonine/serine exporter family protein produces the protein MNWDLVLSVLLDGIFAAIAAIGFAVISNPPRKAILISALLAAVGHALRFYLLNHTALGLIPSTLCASFTIGLFSIYFARLIHCPAEVFSFPSLLPMIPGMYAYKTILALIRFMRTEDEEILPNLIVEIFRNGLTTAFVLAVLAIGVSLPLFIFHKQAISMTRFLRRRKE
- a CDS encoding 1,9-bis(guanidino)-5-aza-nonane synthase, whose product is MEKKDLLKDTIKHIDIKSYDSTQLIDAMRDMSFTSRDTARATDILMMMVGEKECTNILTIAGSTSAAGCMQVYVDMVRNKMVDVVVSTGASIIDMDLFEALGYKHYKGHQDVPDMQLRELYIDRIYDTFIDEEELQACDHTTYEIANNLEPRPYSSREFIWEIGKWLHEGHAVKKDSLIQTCYECGVPIFCPAFSDCSAGFGIGKHQWEHPDKHVSIDSVKDFIELTQIKIKAGTTGLFMVGGGTPKNFAQDTVVCAEILGFDVPMHKYAIQITVADVRDGACSSSTLKEACSWGKVDVTYEQMVYAEGTTVIPAIASYVYHNGPWKEREYKNWNKLFQK